Proteins encoded by one window of Bacillota bacterium:
- a CDS encoding rRNA pseudouridine synthase — protein MKKMRLDKLLANSGHGSRSEVKTLVKAGRVTVNGAAAAGANMAVHPEQDLIQVDGREVHYQKFYYLMLNKPSGVVSATRDNLHSTVVGLVPPEFSHLDLFPVGRLDRDTEGLLLLTNDGKLAHRLLAPKKHVPKTYYARISGRVGADDVAAFARGIELEDFTTLPAELEILEAGDESRVYVTIYEGKFHQVKRMFAALGKEVRYLKRIAMGGLALDPALAPGKLRELTAEELALLAEWR, from the coding sequence ATGAAAAAAATGAGACTGGATAAACTTTTGGCCAATTCGGGCCACGGCAGCCGCAGCGAAGTCAAGACCTTGGTGAAAGCGGGACGGGTGACGGTGAATGGCGCCGCGGCCGCAGGGGCGAATATGGCTGTCCACCCCGAACAGGATCTCATCCAGGTGGACGGTCGGGAAGTGCATTACCAGAAATTCTATTATCTGATGCTGAATAAGCCTTCAGGGGTTGTCTCAGCCACCCGGGATAATCTGCATTCCACGGTTGTGGGTCTTGTTCCACCGGAATTTAGCCATCTTGATTTGTTTCCGGTTGGACGCCTGGACCGGGACACTGAAGGACTGTTGCTGCTGACCAATGACGGGAAACTGGCCCACCGTCTGTTGGCGCCGAAAAAACATGTACCCAAGACGTACTATGCCCGGATCAGCGGCCGGGTCGGTGCTGACGATGTTGCTGCCTTTGCCCGCGGTATTGAACTGGAAGACTTCACAACTTTGCCCGCTGAGCTGGAGATACTTGAGGCCGGCGACGAGTCCCGGGTCTATGTAACCATATACGAGGGCAAGTTTCATCAGGTCAAGCGAATGTTCGCCGCCCTAGGCAAGGAAGTGCGCTACCTGAAGCGCATAGCCATGGGCGGCCTGGCCTTAGACCCCGCCCTTGCACCCGGCAAACTGCGGGAATTAACTGCCGAAGAATTGGCCCTGCTTGCCGAATGGAGGTAA
- a CDS encoding class I SAM-dependent methyltransferase — protein MNDHYFSTDPKAAHQTAIIDYSLKGVNFRFRTDSGVFSREKVDYGSNLLLKTLPNLQGEVLDMGCGYGVIGVSLARLNRDCRVTMADVNRRALALALENARDNDALNAQVIHSDGFSEIEGLFATIVSNPPIRAGKKIIYQMFEDSHNFLEEGGHLWLVIQRKQGAPSAVRKLESVYGNCTVVDKSGGYWIIRSQK, from the coding sequence ATGAATGACCACTACTTCAGCACCGATCCCAAAGCCGCCCACCAGACGGCGATTATCGATTACTCGTTGAAGGGTGTAAACTTCCGCTTCCGCACCGACAGCGGCGTTTTCTCCCGGGAAAAAGTCGACTACGGCAGCAATCTGCTGCTGAAAACTTTACCCAATCTGCAGGGGGAAGTTCTGGACATGGGATGTGGATATGGAGTAATCGGCGTCAGCCTGGCGCGGCTGAACCGGGACTGTCGGGTGACAATGGCAGATGTGAACCGGCGGGCCCTGGCCCTGGCTTTGGAGAACGCCCGGGATAACGACGCTCTAAACGCCCAGGTCATCCACAGCGACGGATTTTCGGAAATTGAAGGTTTATTTGCGACAATTGTCAGCAATCCGCCGATTCGGGCCGGCAAAAAGATAATTTACCAGATGTTCGAGGACAGTCATAATTTCCTGGAAGAAGGTGGCCACTTATGGCTGGTTATCCAGCGCAAGCAGGGTGCGCCTTCGGCTGTGCGCAAACTGGAATCGGTATATGGCAATTGCACAGTTGTGGATAAAAGCGGCGGCTATTGGATTATTAGAAGTCAAAAATGA